The Streptomyces sp. NL15-2K genome contains a region encoding:
- a CDS encoding DUF805 domain-containing protein produces MSWFIEALKKYAVFSGRARRKEYWMYALFASIIYIALVIIALAAKEPLIAAVFYLAIILPSLAVTVRRLHDTSRTGWWVLIGMVPVVGLIMMLVFLCSDGEPGQNKYGTNPKEAPVLV; encoded by the coding sequence ATGAGCTGGTTCATCGAAGCGCTGAAGAAGTACGCGGTATTCAGCGGGCGCGCGCGCCGCAAGGAGTACTGGATGTACGCGCTGTTCGCGTCCATCATCTACATCGCGCTGGTGATCATCGCCCTCGCGGCCAAGGAGCCGCTGATCGCGGCCGTCTTCTACCTGGCGATCATCCTGCCGAGCCTGGCCGTCACCGTGCGCCGCCTGCACGACACGAGCCGCACCGGCTGGTGGGTCCTCATCGGGATGGTCCCGGTCGTCGGCCTCATCATGATGCTGGTCTTCCTGTGCAGCGACGGCGAGCCGGGTCAGAACAAGTACGGCACGAACCCGAAGGAAGCGCCGGTTCTCGTCTGA
- a CDS encoding SAM-dependent methyltransferase — MSGDALSLDPAELRRRIDTTKAHPARVYDVFLGGKDNYPVDRAAAAAALAANPRGYLDVRHNRDFLRRAVSTLAKEDGIRQFLDIGTGLPTAENVHQIVQRINPDARVVYVDNDPVVLAHARALLTSGPEGRTDYIDADFKDPAHILEQAAKTLDFAEPVALCLVAILHFVEDEEAYPIVRELMDALPSGSRLVLSHLTEDLNPENIRAVQRTYTERGFTFVLRSKAEVERFFAESSLELAEPGVVPAHHWRPDHAAPVPEQPQASYLATLDAIEKVRYADINDVTDADINVYAGVGVKA, encoded by the coding sequence ATGTCCGGTGACGCCCTCAGCCTCGACCCCGCCGAGCTGAGAAGGAGGATCGACACCACCAAGGCCCACCCGGCCCGCGTCTACGACGTCTTCCTGGGCGGCAAGGACAACTACCCCGTCGACCGTGCGGCGGCCGCCGCCGCGCTCGCCGCCAATCCGCGGGGCTACCTCGACGTACGGCACAACCGCGACTTCCTGCGCCGGGCGGTGAGCACGCTGGCGAAGGAGGACGGCATCCGGCAGTTCCTCGACATCGGCACCGGGCTGCCGACCGCGGAGAACGTCCACCAGATCGTCCAGCGCATCAACCCGGACGCCCGGGTGGTGTACGTCGACAACGACCCCGTCGTCCTCGCCCATGCCCGCGCCCTGCTCACCAGCGGGCCCGAGGGCCGTACGGACTACATCGACGCCGACTTCAAGGACCCGGCGCACATTCTCGAACAGGCCGCGAAGACCCTGGACTTCGCCGAGCCGGTCGCACTGTGCCTCGTGGCGATCCTGCACTTCGTCGAGGACGAGGAGGCGTACCCGATCGTGCGCGAGCTGATGGACGCGCTGCCCTCAGGCAGCCGGCTCGTCCTCAGCCACCTCACCGAGGACCTCAACCCGGAGAACATCCGGGCGGTGCAGCGGACGTACACCGAGCGCGGGTTCACCTTCGTCCTGCGGTCCAAGGCGGAGGTCGAGCGCTTCTTCGCCGAGAGCTCCCTGGAGCTCGCCGAGCCGGGAGTCGTGCCGGCGCACCACTGGCGGCCGGACCACGCGGCGCCCGTGCCGGAGCAGCCGCAGGCGTCGTATCTGGCGACCCTCGACGCCATCGAGAAGGTGCGCTATGCCGACATCAACGACGTCACGGACGCGGACATCAATGTGTACGCGGGCGTGGGGGTGAAGGCGTGA
- a CDS encoding PLP-dependent aminotransferase family protein: protein MTVAEPVPTSASAPLPPLAARARSIGGSPVRDILAVTARPEVINFAGGLPAPELFDQEGVAAAFRDVLAETPGRALQYSTTEGEPGLRAALAARMALRGLATDADDVLVTTGSQQALSLLATVLLEPGDTVLVERPCYLAALQAFGFAGARVVAVPGDEEGLDPEALEELVIRERPKLLYTVPTFQNPTGRTLPAERRAAVASVAARRGLWIIEDDPYGELRFEGERVPWIASYEEARDRVVLLGSFSKVMAPGLRLGWLRAPGELRRACVVAKQAADLHTATVNQLAAARYLADRDLDAHVGRVAGVYRERRDAMLGGLPEALPAGSTWTRPEGGMFLWARLPSSYDTTELLGRVVRHDVAYVPGAPFYAGEPDRSTLRLCFVTQTPGEIGEGLRRLGEGLRG, encoded by the coding sequence ATGACGGTCGCCGAGCCCGTGCCCACATCCGCCTCCGCGCCCTTGCCGCCCTTGGCCGCGCGGGCCCGGTCGATCGGGGGGTCGCCGGTGCGGGACATTCTCGCCGTCACCGCCCGCCCCGAGGTGATCAACTTCGCGGGCGGGCTGCCGGCTCCCGAACTGTTCGACCAGGAGGGCGTCGCCGCCGCGTTCCGTGACGTGCTCGCCGAGACGCCCGGGCGCGCCCTGCAGTACTCCACGACCGAGGGCGAGCCCGGGCTGCGGGCCGCGCTCGCCGCGCGCATGGCTTTGCGGGGGCTCGCCACGGACGCCGACGACGTGCTGGTCACGACCGGGTCGCAGCAGGCGCTGTCCCTGCTCGCGACCGTGCTGCTGGAACCCGGGGACACGGTCCTCGTCGAAAGACCCTGCTATCTGGCGGCACTTCAGGCCTTCGGGTTCGCGGGCGCGCGGGTCGTGGCCGTGCCGGGGGACGAGGAGGGGCTGGATCCCGAGGCGCTGGAGGAGCTCGTGATACGGGAGCGGCCCAAGCTGCTCTACACCGTGCCCACCTTCCAGAACCCGACCGGCCGCACCCTGCCGGCCGAACGCCGGGCCGCCGTCGCCTCCGTCGCCGCCCGCCGGGGGCTGTGGATCATCGAGGACGACCCCTACGGGGAGCTGCGCTTCGAAGGCGAGCGGGTGCCGTGGATCGCCTCCTACGAGGAGGCCCGCGACCGGGTCGTCCTGCTCGGCTCCTTCTCCAAGGTCATGGCGCCGGGGCTGCGGCTGGGCTGGCTGCGGGCGCCCGGTGAGCTGCGTCGCGCCTGTGTGGTCGCCAAGCAGGCCGCCGATCTGCACACCGCCACCGTCAACCAGCTCGCCGCCGCACGGTACTTGGCGGACCGGGACCTGGACGCCCACGTCGGCCGGGTCGCCGGGGTGTACCGGGAGCGGCGGGACGCGATGCTGGGCGGGCTGCCGGAAGCCCTGCCCGCGGGCTCGACCTGGACACGTCCCGAGGGCGGGATGTTCCTCTGGGCCCGGCTGCCGTCGTCGTACGACACGACGGAGCTGCTGGGGAGGGTGGTGCGGCATGACGTGGCTTACGTTCCGGGGGCGCCCTTCTATGCCGGTGAGCCGGACCGGTCGACCCTGCGGCTGTGCTTCGTGACGCAGACGCCGGGGGAGATCGGGGAGGGGTTGCGGAGGTTGGGGGAGGGGCTGCGGGGCTGA
- a CDS encoding DUF4253 domain-containing protein: MATLPNPLPRLAADPSGRSLGLELPLGRLIDATDDGPWHEPLLWHAEYAASSGAWTALGTPAGRTGLLPVLIDVGGTQGGPDEWQLMPGEMSYPGDHDPEEVLAEFWEEDAADELGADEDYPGKETVVELFGDPRSHDETVGPFGPTWPGLAPAAASLTADPDARAAEIADALLDEGSWFKEPRLALVPARRSADIPAAIGWTGPLNYEGDTARLCSVLRSWEDRFGIRVLALTFDQLVLSVAAPPTSREEAEAVAAEHFAFCPDNITQGHHEALREYAEHEVLGQRIWSFWWD; this comes from the coding sequence ATGGCGACTCTTCCCAACCCCTTGCCCCGGCTGGCGGCCGACCCGAGCGGCCGTTCCCTCGGGCTTGAACTCCCGCTCGGGAGACTGATCGACGCGACGGACGACGGCCCGTGGCACGAGCCGTTGCTGTGGCATGCCGAGTACGCCGCGTCCTCCGGCGCCTGGACCGCCCTGGGCACGCCGGCCGGACGAACAGGCTTGCTGCCGGTGCTGATAGACGTCGGCGGCACTCAAGGCGGCCCGGACGAGTGGCAGTTGATGCCCGGGGAGATGTCCTATCCCGGGGATCACGACCCGGAGGAGGTGCTGGCGGAGTTCTGGGAGGAGGACGCGGCGGACGAACTCGGCGCCGACGAGGACTACCCGGGCAAGGAAACCGTCGTCGAGCTCTTCGGCGATCCCCGATCCCACGACGAGACGGTGGGCCCCTTCGGCCCGACGTGGCCCGGCCTCGCCCCGGCCGCCGCCTCCCTCACCGCCGACCCCGACGCCCGCGCCGCCGAGATCGCCGACGCCCTCCTCGATGAGGGCTCCTGGTTCAAGGAACCGCGTCTCGCCCTGGTCCCGGCCCGTCGCAGCGCCGACATCCCGGCGGCGATCGGCTGGACGGGCCCGCTGAACTACGAGGGCGACACGGCCCGCCTCTGCTCCGTCCTCCGCTCCTGGGAGGACCGCTTCGGCATACGCGTCCTCGCCCTCACCTTCGACCAGCTGGTCCTGTCCGTCGCCGCCCCGCCCACGAGCCGGGAGGAGGCCGAGGCCGTGGCCGCCGAGCACTTCGCGTTCTGCCCGGACAACATCACCCAGGGGCATCACGAGGCGCTGCGCGAGTACGCCGAGCACGAGGTGCTGGGACAGCGGATCTGGTCCTTCTGGTGGGACTGA
- a CDS encoding RNA polymerase sigma factor: MTDPDPPEGEDDSLDPVPVGGGGTGASQERSSSLADGMSPGDAEAFSAFYRAYFTRLTTYLVYQGASVHLASELVQDTMIKAYRKWHEIRSPSGWAYKVAYQAFVRHATRVEEDPVEEVPEPTAVLHRPGEAEAWVQEQEIVRVLGALPARQRQVLALTLDGWEPAGIAELIGIEGPAVRSSLLKARRTVAEYLAAREEE; encoded by the coding sequence GTGACGGATCCGGACCCGCCGGAAGGTGAGGACGACTCCCTGGATCCTGTGCCGGTGGGAGGCGGTGGCACGGGGGCGTCGCAGGAGCGGTCCTCCTCGCTCGCGGACGGTATGTCGCCGGGGGACGCGGAGGCGTTCAGTGCTTTCTACCGCGCGTACTTCACGCGGCTGACCACGTATCTCGTGTATCAGGGTGCCTCGGTGCACCTCGCCTCCGAACTCGTGCAGGACACGATGATCAAGGCGTATCGAAAGTGGCACGAGATCAGGTCGCCCAGTGGCTGGGCCTACAAGGTCGCCTACCAGGCCTTCGTCCGGCACGCCACGCGGGTGGAGGAGGACCCGGTCGAGGAGGTTCCGGAACCTACGGCCGTTCTGCACCGCCCCGGAGAGGCTGAGGCCTGGGTGCAGGAGCAGGAGATCGTCCGGGTGCTGGGAGCGTTACCCGCAAGGCAACGCCAGGTGCTGGCACTCACGCTGGACGGCTGGGAGCCGGCCGGGATCGCCGAGCTGATCGGGATCGAGGGGCCGGCAGTACGGTCGAGTTTGCTGAAGGCGCGCAGAACCGTCGCCGAGTATCTCGCCGCCCGGGAGGAGGAGTGA
- a CDS encoding DUF397 domain-containing protein translates to MSTALQWFKSTYSGDEGGECLEVAYTWRKSRRSGSEGGECVEVATCPHAVHVRDSKTPGGPTFQVGGAAWAAFVSGTV, encoded by the coding sequence ATGAGCACCGCACTTCAGTGGTTCAAGTCGACCTACAGCGGCGATGAAGGCGGCGAATGCCTCGAAGTCGCCTACACCTGGCGCAAGTCCCGCCGCAGCGGCAGCGAGGGCGGCGAGTGCGTGGAGGTCGCCACCTGCCCCCACGCCGTCCACGTCCGCGACTCGAAGACCCCGGGCGGGCCGACGTTCCAGGTCGGCGGCGCAGCTTGGGCGGCGTTCGTCTCGGGGACGGTGTGA
- a CDS encoding helix-turn-helix transcriptional regulator: protein MSSRKLPRKKNPTTMRMLGAQVQVTRRAAGYTQRTLGEAVMADEETIASIEQGRRPLLPDLAETLDELLDTKGVLAAGVANMPEIDQFPLYAEQYMVHEREAVALSFYANQVLPGLLQTEPYARAVLGERVPAYDQDEIEIKTAGRIERQEILHRKCPPTLSFVVWEPVLSIRVGGPEVRREQLRHLRECAELPGLSLQILPLDSPSHAGLNGPFVLLETQDHQHLAYTESQRGSQWVSDPDEVSIMSRKYAMLRTQALTRHESRGLLERLLGDQ from the coding sequence ATGAGCTCCAGGAAGTTGCCGCGGAAGAAGAACCCCACGACGATGCGCATGCTGGGCGCCCAGGTCCAGGTCACCCGCAGAGCGGCGGGCTACACCCAGCGCACCCTCGGTGAGGCGGTGATGGCCGACGAGGAGACCATCGCCTCCATCGAGCAGGGCAGACGCCCTCTGCTCCCCGACCTCGCCGAGACACTCGACGAACTGCTCGACACGAAGGGCGTGTTGGCGGCCGGGGTCGCGAACATGCCGGAGATCGACCAGTTCCCGCTGTACGCGGAGCAGTACATGGTGCACGAACGGGAAGCAGTCGCCCTGTCGTTCTACGCCAACCAGGTCCTGCCCGGTCTCCTCCAGACAGAGCCGTACGCGCGAGCGGTGCTGGGTGAGCGCGTACCGGCGTACGACCAGGACGAGATCGAGATCAAGACGGCAGGCCGCATCGAGCGCCAGGAGATCCTGCACCGCAAGTGTCCACCGACGCTCAGCTTCGTGGTGTGGGAGCCCGTGCTGAGCATCCGCGTCGGGGGTCCGGAGGTCCGCCGCGAGCAGCTGCGGCATCTGCGCGAGTGCGCCGAACTGCCGGGCCTCTCCCTGCAGATCCTGCCACTGGACAGCCCTTCGCATGCTGGGCTCAATGGCCCGTTCGTGCTCCTTGAGACACAGGATCACCAGCACCTCGCCTATACGGAGAGCCAGCGCGGCAGCCAGTGGGTTTCTGACCCGGACGAGGTGTCCATCATGTCGCGCAAGTATGCGATGCTGCGGACACAGGCCCTCACCAGGCACGAGTCCCGGGGCCTGCTGGAGCGTCTGCTAGGAGATCAATGA
- a CDS encoding ATP-binding protein produces the protein MNTQNQLPYQRDQFYRRDRRSVPAARRFVWWSLKYWGMADWERADDVALCVSELATNALLHGAPPGRGFLLRVRYDGDVVRVEVHDSGRGEPRVADEADEGGRGLLLVAALADKWGVGERKPGKVVWAECAMEAP, from the coding sequence GTGAATACGCAAAACCAACTCCCCTACCAGCGCGACCAGTTCTACCGACGCGACCGCCGGTCCGTGCCGGCAGCCAGACGGTTCGTGTGGTGGTCGCTGAAGTACTGGGGGATGGCCGACTGGGAACGAGCCGACGACGTGGCGCTGTGTGTGAGCGAGCTGGCGACCAACGCGCTGCTGCACGGGGCGCCGCCCGGGCGGGGCTTCCTGCTGCGCGTCCGGTACGACGGTGACGTAGTGCGTGTGGAGGTGCACGACAGCGGACGCGGTGAGCCGCGGGTCGCGGACGAGGCCGACGAAGGCGGGCGCGGGCTGCTTCTCGTGGCCGCGCTCGCGGACAAGTGGGGCGTCGGCGAGCGCAAGCCGGGGAAGGTGGTGTGGGCCGAGTGCGCCATGGAAGCGCCTTGA
- a CDS encoding reverse transcriptase/maturase family protein produces the protein MQTAEAVLEILRERGRRNLPCNELYRQMFNPQLYLLAHGRIYSNQGAMTPGATGETADGMSLEKIGSIIDALRHERFRFKPVKRVLIPKRNGKTRPLGLPPWTDKLVGEVMRLLLEAYFEPRFSDHSHGFRPRRGCHTALSEVARTWTGTTWFIEGDIAKCFDSLDHQVMLETLGEKIHDNRFLRLVHNMLKAGYLEDWTWNATLSGTPQGGVLSPVLSNIYLHKLDVFVETVLMPEYTRGKLRARNPEYRRVEAAVQRARWREDRAEVRALRKRLHTLPSQDMSDPGYRRLRYVRYADDTLIGFTGPKAEAEEIKQRLAQFLRDDLKLELSQEKTLITHARTGAARFLGYEITVRRDDRRSERKRGRRRQRRSTNGTVALHVPKDVIKAKCAPYLERGKPARQPSMLHYDDYTLVNIYGARYRGIVNYYLLAGDVFRLNRLHWVMQSSLLCSLANKHRSTMSKMARKYKVTIDTPAGPRKCLQAATTRAPSRKPLVAQFGGIPLQRHKAAVLTDRDPAQRQPRRSELTRRLLAGLCELCGQTAQIQVHQIRRLADLDRLGQTQPDWAVLMARKRRKTLMVCPPCHEGIHDGRKAAVHGSHWRARCG, from the coding sequence ATGCAGACTGCCGAAGCGGTACTTGAAATCCTCCGTGAACGCGGCAGGCGGAACCTGCCGTGCAACGAGCTCTATCGACAGATGTTCAACCCGCAGTTGTATCTCCTGGCCCACGGCCGCATCTACTCCAACCAGGGAGCGATGACACCCGGGGCCACGGGCGAAACCGCAGACGGCATGTCCCTGGAAAAGATCGGAAGCATCATCGATGCGTTACGCCACGAGCGGTTCCGCTTCAAACCGGTCAAGCGGGTCCTCATCCCGAAAAGGAACGGTAAGACGAGGCCGCTGGGCCTGCCGCCATGGACGGACAAGCTGGTGGGCGAGGTGATGCGCCTCCTCCTGGAGGCATACTTCGAGCCCCGGTTCTCCGACCACTCACACGGTTTCCGTCCCCGACGGGGCTGCCACACCGCACTGAGCGAGGTGGCACGCACCTGGACCGGGACAACATGGTTCATCGAGGGAGACATCGCCAAGTGCTTCGACTCACTAGACCATCAAGTGATGCTCGAAACCCTGGGCGAAAAGATCCACGACAACCGGTTCCTGCGGCTCGTGCACAACATGCTCAAAGCCGGATACCTGGAAGACTGGACCTGGAACGCGACGCTCAGCGGCACGCCGCAAGGCGGGGTTTTATCCCCGGTCCTGTCCAACATCTATCTGCACAAACTGGACGTCTTTGTCGAGACAGTTCTCATGCCGGAATACACCCGTGGGAAACTCAGGGCGAGAAACCCTGAATACCGCCGGGTCGAAGCGGCTGTCCAGCGAGCACGCTGGCGCGAAGACCGCGCCGAAGTGCGCGCCCTGCGCAAGCGGCTGCACACCCTCCCGAGCCAGGACATGTCCGACCCGGGATACCGCCGCCTGCGCTACGTGCGATACGCCGACGACACCCTCATCGGGTTCACCGGACCCAAGGCCGAAGCCGAAGAAATCAAACAGCGACTGGCCCAGTTCCTGCGAGACGACCTCAAGCTGGAACTTTCCCAGGAAAAGACGCTGATCACCCACGCCAGAACCGGCGCGGCACGATTCCTCGGATATGAGATCACCGTCCGCAGGGACGACCGCAGATCGGAACGGAAAAGAGGCCGCCGGCGACAGCGCCGGTCGACCAACGGAACCGTTGCGCTGCACGTCCCCAAGGACGTGATCAAGGCCAAATGTGCCCCATACCTGGAACGCGGAAAACCCGCGCGACAGCCCTCGATGCTTCACTACGACGACTACACGCTCGTCAACATCTACGGCGCCAGGTACCGCGGAATCGTTAACTACTACCTGCTGGCCGGTGACGTCTTCCGACTGAACCGGTTGCACTGGGTCATGCAGTCCTCGCTGCTGTGCTCCCTGGCGAACAAGCACCGCTCGACCATGTCGAAGATGGCCCGCAAGTACAAGGTCACCATCGACACCCCGGCCGGGCCACGCAAGTGCCTCCAGGCAGCCACCACCCGCGCCCCGAGCAGGAAACCGCTGGTCGCACAGTTCGGTGGCATTCCACTCCAACGGCACAAGGCCGCGGTCCTGACCGACCGCGATCCTGCCCAACGCCAGCCTCGGCGAAGCGAGTTGACAAGGCGGCTGCTGGCCGGACTCTGCGAACTGTGCGGACAGACCGCACAGATCCAGGTCCACCAGATCCGCCGACTCGCCGACCTCGACCGGCTCGGACAGACGCAGCCCGACTGGGCCGTCCTCATGGCCAGGAAACGGCGCAAGACCCTCATGGTCTGCCCGCCCTGTCACGAAGGCATCCACGACGGCCGCAAAGCCGCAGTTCACGGCAGTCACTGGAGAGCCCGTTGCGGTTAA
- a CDS encoding serine/threonine-protein kinase has protein sequence MQGVLLAERFRISDRLGAGGMGQVWAAQDERMRREVAVKVVHPQYGMDEAETQARFQREVQLAGGLSHRNIVTVHDWGEVSVDGRPTLFLVMELVRGVPLHRRFKESTPPWPLAALWAAQIAEALHAAHRQGVVHRDIKPANALLTPDGTVKVLDFGVAKFMGDTIGARELTATGTLLGSPPYMSPEQAEGDRPIDHRSDLYSLGCLLYHAVTGRPPFTGTNPWAVLRKQMEVVPVPPDAHAEGLPVPLNDLILSLLAKRPEDRPADAATVCEALSTLLADHAVTEPGGSILDVMQLGHNHSVSGLILKRAWELREEARTAPERIVAEAEALKAEAIREAKRAVEVARTEAERIVAEAEALKAEATREAKRAVEVARRELRVFVRRGEDMDAETEKIAARAAVEDLQLSEESYYLIFTVSINGSLPTPSEFSDKLKADYGISLPDDEAKRMVDRFSNRFNAELEEDHIA, from the coding sequence GTGCAGGGCGTACTGCTCGCCGAACGCTTTCGGATCAGTGACCGGCTGGGCGCCGGTGGCATGGGGCAGGTCTGGGCGGCTCAGGACGAGCGGATGCGGCGGGAGGTCGCCGTGAAGGTCGTCCATCCGCAGTACGGCATGGACGAGGCGGAGACGCAGGCCCGCTTCCAGCGCGAGGTGCAACTGGCGGGAGGGCTCTCCCACCGGAACATCGTCACCGTGCACGACTGGGGCGAGGTGTCGGTCGACGGGCGCCCGACTCTCTTCCTCGTCATGGAGCTCGTCCGGGGAGTGCCCCTCCATCGGCGGTTCAAGGAGTCCACGCCGCCCTGGCCGCTCGCCGCCTTGTGGGCCGCGCAGATCGCGGAGGCGCTGCACGCCGCGCACCGGCAGGGCGTCGTCCACCGGGACATCAAGCCCGCCAACGCACTGCTCACGCCGGACGGGACGGTGAAGGTCCTCGACTTCGGGGTCGCGAAGTTCATGGGTGACACCATCGGTGCCCGCGAACTCACCGCCACGGGCACCCTGCTCGGCTCACCACCGTACATGTCTCCGGAACAGGCCGAAGGCGACCGGCCGATCGACCACCGCAGCGACCTGTACTCCCTGGGCTGTCTCCTCTACCACGCGGTGACCGGCCGGCCGCCGTTCACCGGCACCAACCCGTGGGCCGTGCTCCGCAAGCAGATGGAGGTCGTCCCGGTACCACCGGACGCCCACGCCGAAGGCCTCCCCGTCCCGCTGAACGACCTCATCCTGAGTCTCCTCGCCAAGCGCCCGGAGGATCGCCCGGCGGACGCGGCCACCGTGTGCGAAGCGCTGAGCACGCTCCTCGCCGACCATGCCGTCACCGAGCCCGGCGGCAGCATCCTGGACGTCATGCAACTGGGGCACAACCACTCCGTGTCAGGGCTGATCCTGAAACGGGCCTGGGAGCTCCGGGAGGAGGCCCGGACGGCGCCCGAGCGGATCGTCGCGGAGGCCGAGGCGCTCAAGGCCGAGGCGATCCGGGAGGCCAAGCGTGCGGTGGAGGTGGCCCGGACGGAAGCCGAGCGGATCGTCGCGGAGGCCGAGGCGCTCAAGGCCGAGGCGACCCGCGAGGCCAAGCGCGCGGTGGAGGTGGCCAGGCGCGAGCTGAGGGTCTTCGTCCGGCGCGGTGAGGACATGGATGCCGAGACCGAGAAAATCGCCGCGCGGGCGGCCGTAGAGGATCTCCAACTGAGCGAGGAGAGCTACTACCTGATCTTCACGGTGTCGATCAACGGCAGCCTGCCCACCCCCAGCGAGTTCAGCGACAAGCTGAAGGCGGACTACGGCATCTCCCTCCCGGACGACGAGGCCAAGCGCATGGTCGACCGCTTCTCCAACCGCTTCAACGCGGAGCTGGAGGAAGACCACATCGCGTAG
- the argS gene encoding arginine--tRNA ligase, with the protein MASVTSLTASVNQRLATALSAALPEAGAADPLLRRSDRADFQANGILALAKKAKANPRELATQVVTRVETGDVIKDIEVSGPGFLNITVTDGAITENLAARYADPERLGVPVADNPGTTVIDYAQPNVAKEMHVGHLRSAVIGDAVVQLLEFTGETVVRRHHIGDWGTQFGMLIQYLEEHPHELDHKDTQVSGEEAMSNLDRLYKAARAHFDSDEEFKTRARRRVVDLQAGDPHTLAMWQKFVDESKIYFFSVFEKLDMEIRDADIVGESGYNDMLDETCRLLEESGVAVRSEGALCVFFDDVKGPDGKPVPLIVKKSDGGYGYAATDLSAIRDRVFNLKAHTLVYVVDARQALHFKMVFETARRAGWLNEDVRALQLAFGTVLGKDGKPFKTREGETVRLVDLLDEAIDRASAVVREKAQDLSEEEIAERGTQVGIGAVKYADLSTSANRDYKFDLDQMVSLNGDTSVYLQYAYARIRSILRKAGEARPAAHPELGLHEAERALGLHVDAFAETVAEAAKEYAPHKLAAYLYQLASLYTTFYDKCPVLKAETPAQVENRLFLCDVTARTLHRGMALLGIRTPERL; encoded by the coding sequence ATGGCCTCGGTCACGTCCCTCACCGCTTCCGTCAACCAGCGTCTCGCGACCGCTCTCTCGGCTGCCCTGCCGGAGGCCGGTGCCGCCGATCCGCTGCTGCGACGAAGCGACCGGGCGGATTTCCAGGCCAACGGGATCCTGGCGCTGGCGAAGAAGGCCAAGGCGAATCCGCGGGAGCTGGCGACGCAGGTCGTCACGCGGGTCGAGACGGGTGACGTGATCAAGGACATCGAGGTCTCCGGCCCCGGCTTCCTGAACATCACGGTCACGGACGGGGCGATCACCGAGAACCTGGCCGCGCGGTACGCGGACCCCGAGCGCCTGGGCGTGCCCGTCGCCGACAACCCGGGCACGACGGTGATCGACTACGCGCAGCCGAACGTGGCGAAGGAGATGCACGTCGGCCACCTGCGCTCCGCCGTGATCGGCGACGCGGTGGTCCAGCTGCTGGAGTTCACCGGCGAGACGGTCGTGCGCCGGCACCACATCGGCGACTGGGGCACCCAGTTCGGCATGCTCATCCAGTACCTGGAGGAGCACCCGCACGAGCTGGACCACAAGGACACGCAGGTCTCCGGCGAGGAGGCGATGTCGAACCTGGACCGCCTCTACAAGGCCGCGCGGGCGCACTTCGACTCCGACGAGGAGTTCAAGACGCGGGCCCGGCGCCGGGTGGTCGACCTCCAGGCGGGCGACCCGCACACCCTCGCCATGTGGCAGAAGTTCGTGGACGAGTCGAAGATCTACTTCTTCTCCGTCTTCGAGAAGCTGGACATGGAGATCCGGGACGCGGACATCGTCGGTGAGTCGGGCTACAACGACATGCTCGACGAGACGTGCCGCCTGCTGGAGGAGTCCGGCGTCGCGGTCCGCTCCGAGGGCGCCCTGTGTGTCTTCTTCGACGACGTCAAGGGCCCGGACGGCAAGCCGGTCCCGCTGATCGTCAAGAAGTCGGACGGCGGCTACGGCTACGCGGCGACCGACCTGTCGGCGATCCGTGACCGCGTGTTCAATCTGAAGGCGCACACGCTGGTGTACGTGGTCGACGCCCGCCAGGCCCTGCACTTCAAGATGGTCTTCGAGACGGCCCGCAGGGCCGGCTGGCTGAACGAGGACGTCCGTGCGCTCCAGCTCGCCTTCGGCACGGTGCTCGGCAAGGACGGCAAGCCGTTCAAGACCCGTGAGGGCGAGACGGTCCGCCTGGTCGACCTGCTGGACGAGGCGATCGACCGCGCCTCCGCTGTCGTACGGGAGAAGGCGCAGGACCTGTCGGAGGAGGAGATCGCCGAGCGGGGCACCCAGGTGGGCATCGGCGCGGTGAAGTACGCGGACCTGTCGACGTCGGCGAACCGGGACTACAAGTTCGACCTGGACCAGATGGTCTCGCTGAACGGCGACACGTCCGTCTACCTCCAGTACGCGTACGCCCGTATCCGCTCCATCCTGCGCAAGGCCGGCGAGGCCCGCCCCGCCGCGCACCCGGAGCTGGGCCTGCACGAGGCGGAGCGCGCGCTGGGCCTGCACGTCGACGCCTTCGCGGAGACGGTGGCGGAGGCGGCGAAGGAGTACGCCCCGCACAAGCTGGCGGCGTACCTCTACCAGTTGGCGTCCCTGTACACGACCTTCTACGACAAGTGCCCGGTCCTGAAGGCCGAGACGCCGGCCCAGGTCGAGAACCGTCTCTTCCTGTGCGACGTCACGGCGCGGACGCTGCATCGGGGCATGGCGCTGCTGGGGATCCGGACGCCTGAGCGGCTCTGA